The region GCCAGGCGGCCTATCTGCGCACGCTCGCCGCGGCCCTCGCCGACCGCCCGCACTTCATCGGCATGACGCTCGGCAACGAGGTCAACCAGTTCTCGGCGGGCCCGCCCCATCCGGACCCCGACCGGGCGAGCAGCGCCCAGATCGACGACTGGCTGGAGCGGATGCTCGCCGCCTGCGAGGAGGGCGCCCCCGGCAGGCTGCATCTGCACGCCGAGTACGACGCCACCTGGTACCAGGACGACATGCCGTTCACCCCGGCCCAGGCCGCCCGCCGCGGCGCCGTCACGGCCGTACATTCCTGGGTCTTCAACGGCACCGCCCAGCGGCACGGCCGTACCTCCGTGCCGACCGAACACCACGCCGCGTATCTGATCGAGCTGAGCAAGGCCTGGGCCGACGACCCGCACCGGCCCGTCTGGCTCCAGGAGGTCGGCGCGCCCGCCCCCCTGATCCCGCCCGAGCACGCCGCGTCCTTCACCGAGGCCACCGTCGCGGCCGCGCTGGACTGCCCCGACCTGTGGGGCATCACCTGGTGGTGCTCCCACGACGTCTCGCGCGACCTCGCCGACTTCCCCGAACTCGAATACGGGCTAGGCCTGTTGACCAACGACCGGCGCCCCAAGGACAGCGCGCGGGCGCTGGCCCGCGCGGCCCGCGAGCACCACCACACGCCCGCCCCCCGCACCACGGCGCTGATCGTCCCCGCCGACCCCGCCGTCCGCTCGCTCTGCGCCCCGGGTGGCCCCGTCTTCGAGGCGTTCTTCCGGCTCACCGCCGACGGCGCCCGCCCCACCACCGTCCTCGACGCGCGCGCGGACGACAAGGAACACCTCACCGCGCGCGGCATCACCGAAGTCGTCAGTCCCGATCAGGTACTCCCCCTCACACAAGGAGAAACCCGCTCGTGAACCCCACCAGACGCACCGTCCTGCTCGCCGGCGCGGCCGCCGCGCTGCTGCCCGCCCTGCCCGGTCTGCCCGCGGTCGCGGCGACCGAGGCCGCCGCGACCGCGGCACCGCCGTACGCCTCCTACTGGTACCCCGACTCGCTGCCCTCGGGCACCCCTGGCACCGGCATCACCTGGCGCAGTCTCAAGGCATGGAGCGCCGCCACCGACGCCGACCTCGCGTTCAACGCCTCGACCGTGCCGCTCGCCGCGCGCTTCGCGCCGACCCCGGCCAACACGACCGCCCGCAGCGGCCAGGCCCGTATCCAGTCCCTCGTCTCCTTCGGCCCCACGTCGAGCAACCCCTCGCAGGGCGCCGCCACCGCCGACTACTACGCCCTCACCCACTGGGCGTACCTGGATGAACTCGTCTTCTGGGGCGGCTCGGCGGGCGAGGGCCTGATCCTCGCGCCGAACGCCCCGATCGTCGACGCGGCCCATCGGCACGGCGTGCCCGTCCTCGGCAATGTCTTCCTGCCGCCCGTCGCCTACGGCGGACAGCTCCAGTGGACCCGCGACCTGGTGCAGAAGGACTCCACCGGGCACTACCCCCTCGCCGCGCAGCTCGTCGCGGTGGCGGCGGCGTACGGCTTCGACGGCTGGTTCATCAACGCGGAGACCAGCGGCGGGAACACCGCGCTCGCCGCCGCCATGCGCGGCTTCATGAACGAACTGAAGACGCTCGGGACGGCCCAGGGTCAGCGCGTCACCTGGTACGACGCGATGACCGTGAGCGGCTCGGTGAGCTGGCAGGGCGCCCTGAACAACCAGAACAAGACGTTCTTCCAGGCCGCCGACTCCATGTTCGTCGACTTCCGCTGGTCGCAGAGCAGCCTGGCCTCCTCCGCGACGACCGCCCAGCAACTCGGGCGCAGTCCCTACGAGTTGTGGGCGGGCGTCGACGTCGAGGCCAATGGCACCGGCGCGTCCGTCAATTGGGACGCCATCGTGCCGAGCACCAAGGCCCACGTCACCTCGCTCGGCCTCTACCGGCCCGAGTGGACCCGCAACCACCTGCCCGCGACCCGTACCCCCGGCGACTTCCACGCCGCCGACGACCTGTTCTGGACCGGCTCCTCGCTCGACCCCTCCAAGCCCAGCACGAGCGCGAGCTGGCGGGCCCCGGCCGTCTCCGTCGCCGACCGCTCGACGGTCGCCTCGCTTCCGTTCGCGACCGTCTTCAACACCGGCCACGGGCTGAAGTGGTACGAGGACGGCGAGGCCACCTCGGACAAGCCCTGGAACCACCTCGGCCTCCAGGACCGGCTGCCCTCCCGCCGCTGGGTCGTGCGGACGAACGGACAGCGCCCCGCCGTCACCTTCGACTTCGCGGACGCCTGGCGGGGCGGAAGCAGCCTGCTCGTCGACGGCGCCCTCGACGCGCCCACCACGCTGGACCTGTACGCGACGAGGCTGCCGCTCACCGCGGACACGGTGGTCGAGCTCACCTACCGCACGGACGCGGGCGCCGCCGCCGTGGAGCTGGCCGTCGCCACCGCCGAGCCGAGCGCGGCGGGCGGGGCGCCCCCGTACTCGTACTTCCCGCTCACGTCCTCGGGCGACGGCTGGCAGACCGTCACAGTGCCGCTGACCGGACTCACCGGGACCGTGCACGCGCTGGGCGTGCGGCTGACGGCGAGCAGTGGTCCGGTGCGCTGGCGTCTCGGCGGGCTCGCGGTGCGTGATGCCATGCTCACCCCCGCCGCACCCACCGACCTGCGCGTCACCGGCGCCGACGGCGGCAACCTGCGCTTCGCCTGGCAGGGCGCCCCCGGCGCAGTACGCCATTACGAGCTGTACCGGACGCTCCCCGACGGCACCCGCCGCTTCCTCGGCGGCACCTGCCAGAGCGCGTTCTACGTCGGCGGTCTCACCGCCGAGCAGGGCGAGTCGTCCGGGGGGTTCGAAGTGCGCGCGGTGGGGGAGCTGTTCACCGTCTCGACCGCCGCCACGACCACCCACACCTGGTAGCAGGACCACCTTCCCGCATCATCTTCACCCCACGGAGCACCCCATGCATGACGACCGCACCCTGGTCGAAGCCCGCCTCAAGCGCGTCCTCGACGAGCGCATCCGACCCGCCGTGTACCCCGAGTCCGTGCCGCTGGACGTCGCGGTCTGGCACGCTCCCGGTGAGCCGGTGCCCGTCGCCGAGGGGCTCGCGGCCACACCCGAGCCGATCGAGGTGGGTGCGCGCTGGGGCGCTCCGTGGGGCACCAGCTGGTTCCGGGTCACCGGGACCGTCCCCGAGGCGTGGGCAGGGAAGACCGTCGAGGCCCTGCTGGACCTCGGCTTCGACGAGAACATGCCCGGCTTCCAGTGCGAGGGGCTCGTCTACCGGCCCGACGGCACTCCGGTGAAGGGCCTCAACCCACGCAACCAGTGGGTGCGCATCGGCGCCCCGGTCGAGGGCGGCGAGGAGGTCCGGCTGCACGTCGAGGCCGCCTCCAACCCGGTGATCCTCGACTACCACCCCTTCCTGCCCACCCAGTTGGGCGACAAGGAGACCGCGGGCAGCGAGCCGCAGTACACCCTCACCCGGATGGACCTCGCCGTGCTCGACGAGACCGTGTGGGAGCTGGTGCTCGACCTGGAGGTCCTCGGCGAGCTGATGGCCGAGCTGCCGGTGGAGTCGGCGCGGCGCTGGGACATCCTGCGCGCGGTGGAGAAGGCGCTCGACGCGGTCGACCTGCAGGACGTGGGCGCGACCGCCGCCGCGGCCCGCGAACGGCTGGCCGGGGTGCTCGCCGAGCCCGCCGTCCCGTCCGCGCACCGCA is a window of Streptomyces sp. NBC_00271 DNA encoding:
- a CDS encoding glycoside hydrolase 5 family protein; its protein translation is MPSAVRFGVNYTPSEGWFHHWLDFDLDSVRADLDSIAALGLDHIRVFPLWPYFQPNRALIRPRAVEQLLQLVDAAGERGLDVNVDGLQGHLSSFDFLPAWTRTWHRRNLFTDPEVLDGQAAYLRTLAAALADRPHFIGMTLGNEVNQFSAGPPHPDPDRASSAQIDDWLERMLAACEEGAPGRLHLHAEYDATWYQDDMPFTPAQAARRGAVTAVHSWVFNGTAQRHGRTSVPTEHHAAYLIELSKAWADDPHRPVWLQEVGAPAPLIPPEHAASFTEATVAAALDCPDLWGITWWCSHDVSRDLADFPELEYGLGLLTNDRRPKDSARALARAAREHHHTPAPRTTALIVPADPAVRSLCAPGGPVFEAFFRLTADGARPTTVLDARADDKEHLTARGITEVVSPDQVLPLTQGETRS
- a CDS encoding endo-beta-N-acetylglucosaminidase, giving the protein MNPTRRTVLLAGAAAALLPALPGLPAVAATEAAATAAPPYASYWYPDSLPSGTPGTGITWRSLKAWSAATDADLAFNASTVPLAARFAPTPANTTARSGQARIQSLVSFGPTSSNPSQGAATADYYALTHWAYLDELVFWGGSAGEGLILAPNAPIVDAAHRHGVPVLGNVFLPPVAYGGQLQWTRDLVQKDSTGHYPLAAQLVAVAAAYGFDGWFINAETSGGNTALAAAMRGFMNELKTLGTAQGQRVTWYDAMTVSGSVSWQGALNNQNKTFFQAADSMFVDFRWSQSSLASSATTAQQLGRSPYELWAGVDVEANGTGASVNWDAIVPSTKAHVTSLGLYRPEWTRNHLPATRTPGDFHAADDLFWTGSSLDPSKPSTSASWRAPAVSVADRSTVASLPFATVFNTGHGLKWYEDGEATSDKPWNHLGLQDRLPSRRWVVRTNGQRPAVTFDFADAWRGGSSLLVDGALDAPTTLDLYATRLPLTADTVVELTYRTDAGAAAVELAVATAEPSAAGGAPPYSYFPLTSSGDGWQTVTVPLTGLTGTVHALGVRLTASSGPVRWRLGGLAVRDAMLTPAAPTDLRVTGADGGNLRFAWQGAPGAVRHYELYRTLPDGTRRFLGGTCQSAFYVGGLTAEQGESSGGFEVRAVGELFTVSTAATTTHTW